A genomic region of Nymphaea colorata isolate Beijing-Zhang1983 chromosome 2, ASM883128v2, whole genome shotgun sequence contains the following coding sequences:
- the LOC126409858 gene encoding disease resistance protein L6-like gives MALQSNKAGPSRSTLSSNHGGFEYDVFLSFRGEDTRNNFTGLFHYILVLHGIHAYFDEEDLHKGERIEEILVAITRSKILVPIFSKRYAESHWCLREVAKMVECYDGGQDRQIIPIFFDVDPKDVRCQSGPFEAAFQKHHQTERRDTLSEVNAWKHALTYVGGISGFDLKRYNEDQRKLIRSITADIQNILVTKVPLYEKEYLVGLESRVEKMLKCLDFQSKHARIVGIHGIGGVGKTTLATAIYNRSRCLFTATSFIGNVREESRSKGLVYLQKQLIQDICKGKDKVEINTPSQATQKIRDMVRLRSVLLVLDDVDDKKQLDALAGDISWFGPGSRIIITTSEVHERLRICYDHLNDDEKIIFLDIACLLIRKSSEDAIYVWEDQKLSPHLAIKSLQNKSLIKIKNGKFEMHDQIRDMGRQIVLKESYPHSGRSYVRLWCEEGVMEALTKSQVSLDLAKLKLN, from the exons ATGGCGCTGCAGAGCAACAAGGCAGGGCCTTCCAGATCGACCTTGTCTAGCAACCATGGTGGCTTTGAGTACGATGTGTTCTTGAGCTTTCGAGGAGAAGACACCCGCAATAATTTCACTGGATTGTTCCATTATATCCTCGTGCTACATGGCATACATGCCTACTTTGATGAGGAAGATTTGCACAAGGGAGAAAGAATTGAAGAGATATTGGTGGCCATAACCAGGTCCAAGATCTTAGTCCCTATCTTCTCCAAGCGCTATGCCGAATCGCATTGGTGTTTAAGAGAAGTTGCCAAGATGGTTGAATGTTATGATGGTGGGCAAGACAGGCAGATTATTCCCATCTTTTTTGACGTCGATCCAAAAGATGTAAGGTGTCAGAGCGGCCCATTTGAAGCTGCCTTTCAGAAGCACCACCAGACTGAAAGGAGGGATACCTTGAGCGAGGTCAATGCATGGAAGCATGCACTGACATATGTTGGAGGAATTTCCGGCTTTGATCTGAAGAGATACAATGA AGACCAGAGGAAGCTTATCAGGTCAATCACTGCAGACATCCAGAATATATTGGTGACAAAGGTGCCCCTTTACGAGAAAGAATACCTTGTTGGTCTTGAGTCCCGTGTTGAAAAGATGCTGAAGTGTCTGGACTTTCAATCGAAGCACGCCCGGATCGTTGGAATCCATGGCATTGGCGGTGTGGGGAAAACAACACTTGCCACGGCCATCTATAACAGAAGTCGTTGCTTATTTACAGCTACTAGCTTCATTGGAAATGTAAGGGAAGAATCGAGGTCTAAAGGGCTCGTCTATCTTCAAAAACAGCTCATTCAAGATATTTGCAAAGGCAAAGATAAAGTGGAGATAAATACCCCAAGTCAAGCGACCCAAAAGATTAGGGATATGGTACGTTTGAGGAgtgttcttcttgttcttgatgATGTCGACGACAAAAAACAGCTAGATGCGTTGGCTGGCGACATAAGCTGGTTCGGTCCAGGAAGTAGAATTATCATCACCACAAG TGAAGTTCATGAAAGGTTAAGGATATGTTATGATCATTTGAATGATGATGAGAAGATAATCTTTTTAGATATTGCATGTCTTCTTATCAGAAAAAGTTCAGAAGATGCCATCTATGTGTGGGAAGATCAGAAGCTTTCACCTCATTTAGCTATAAAGAGTTTGCAGAACAAGTCTCTTATTAAGATTAAGAATGGCAagtttgaaatgcatgaccAAATAAGAGACATGGGAAGGCAAATCGTTCTGAAGGAAAGCTACCCGCATTCTGGAAGAAGCTACGTCAGGTTATGGTGTGAAGAAGGCGTAATGGAAGCTTTGACCAAGTCTCAGGTAAGCCTTGACCTGgccaagctcaagcttaactaa
- the LOC116246808 gene encoding uncharacterized protein LOC116246808 isoform X3, whose translation MACITGDGSESGRAITHLSAATIKSFRESRSFRHYSLSSATSSPGYIPKGHIDPSTYSFTEALKALQQARCGSARESMASMRYLEGRFLNSKWDEAERYICNPLSGEVPIQCLSSSLATKTWAEQRSRTVPVLTRTFKSAPLSFPSHGPQESKPLSIPAIEEVTASEELKGRNGSRMRDVGTQITPLDCSSSSPSITSAAVEENRAESFRLTGRRCFIFHVTPKSKAAAEGLQGKLENCKISGERKERKEGEERKETKKVSPLLGWKAWWASKHRPWKWGERKARERPHNAKAGKDSAIITIQATLELQQQQQ comes from the exons ATG GCATGCATTACAGGGGATGGAAGCGAGTCAGGCAGAGCAATCACCCACCTCTCTGCGGCCACTATCAAGAGCTTCAGGGAGTCCAGATCTTTCCGCCATTACAGCCTCTCCAGTGCGACATCTTCACCTGGTTATATTCCTAAAG GCCACATTGACCCGTCAACCTACTCTTTCACAGAGGCCCTAAAAG CCTTACAGCAGGCAAGATGTGGATCAGCAAGGGAGAGCATGGCATCAATGAGGTACTTGGAAGGGAGGTTCCTGAACTCAAAGTGGGATGAAGCAGAGAGGTACATCTGCAATCCACTGTCTGGTGAAGTGCCAATCCAATGCCTTTCCTCCTCTCTGGCTACCAAGACATGGGCCGAACAGCGTTCCCGGACAGTGCCAGTCCTAACCAGGACTTTCAAGTCTGCTCCTCTCTCCTTTCCTTCTCATGGTCCTCAGGAGTCCAAGCCCCTCTCCATCCCTGCAATCGAAGAAGTCACTGCTTCAG AAGAATTGAAGGGAAGAAATGGGTCACGGATGAGAGATGTGGGGACTCAAATTACTCCACTGGATTGCAGTTCTAGTAGCCCAAGCATCACATCAGCTGCAGTAGAAGAAAATAGAGCAGAGAGTTTTAGATTAACTGGGAGGagatgtttcatttttcatgtgaCACCAAAATCCAAAGCAGCTGCAGAG GGCTTACAGGGAAAACTAGAGAATTGCAAGATATCtggagagaggaaggagagaaaggaaggtgaagagaggaaggagacGAAGAAAGTTAGCCCACTCTTGGGATGGAAGGCGTGGTGGGCCAGCAAGCATCGGCCATGGAagtggggagagagaaaagCCAGAGAGCGGCCACACAATGCAAAAGCTGGCAAAGATTCTGCAATAATAACCATACAAGCAACCCTGgagctgcagcagcagcagcagtaa
- the LOC116246656 gene encoding uncharacterized protein LOC116246656 has translation MLEARYLERIQLVMCFQENTIINRGILLNLSEESKMELSTEAFEMMSELRLLLINFAIFDHCDFGHFPASLKWLEWKDCPLEALPLEIKFKSLVVLNLSRSFISRLWSETTMGSSSKCRKKTFDGLKVLDLSCCYGLNATPNFAVTPNLKKLILDECRNLKEVDVSIGSLKKLVFLSMRECVSLEKLPNQIYQLGSLVIFNLEGCSNLVTFPQFPPTNSSTDGLSYLEELILRDCERLEFLPHLHKFQSLTRLHMDGCQSLDHRRTPLFEDVAFREWDELSISGSRTLSPNQEFSFVLPIGSINDPLLLQQLECYVYGDPCKCETMKLHIRHEDMTNGRVTLETMSEAHRDYSIYEDDAYGYCYTIYFGRSDEINEATRSKTIITKVTTSNNSNLTKVDAKFQRGSKFSGENMKPYICISRRGAFMKSLTSVQSSSSRKSELELSIFFNLCEEDKLDVIEYSTRLDDRIAKTMRILDARCGDDDGQEEQTLPFGWSVDELIILTMILTDVNVSWYEQRHGTRLPRQANPKVFEKIKVIDLSHCKFLVKTPDFSGIPHLEKLILDHCACLVEIGESIGQLKNLTQLSIVGCVKLRELPSGILQLNSLQVLRLDKCSEIKIQPEKNMTDVSLKTLEELLFYYVEQFRSLCCLSLRSCRSLKQLPDSIGSLVALEELILYDCPSLAGLPYCVGQFRSLRCLSLRSCYSLGQLPDSIGSLVVLEELILDFCTSLARLPDSVGNLKCLTKMQATECKGLESMPDLSNLMALEELNVGGCRKLTKISGLQKLRKLKILHMNGCRHLSLDLIRLQFEEAAFDDLQTFSISFPASRSFVGIPLPRGERTSSKLLHVEKIKFDEREFRINDKRIDKEIDLWIEVAVDIELPVYSKHVYGRRFTISFRENDLINKHLRVLAASSGDTTRVCTLHVSCRTRCQLSGADIWFRQPLTPAPEAHHRPEDDDLAPSTSKRGKK, from the exons ATGTTGGAGGCTAGATATCTCGAACGAATCCAATTGGTTATGTGTTTTCAGGAAAACACGATAATTAATCGAGGCATCCTTCTCAACTTAAGTGAGGAAAGCAAGATGGAATTAAGCACTGAAGCCTTTGAAATGATGTCTGAACTGAGATTACTCCTTATCAACTTTGCCATCTTCGATCATTGTGACTTTGGGCATTTTCCTGCAAGTCTGAAATGGTTAGAATGGAAAGATTGCCCCTTGGAAGCACTTCCACTTGAAATCAAGTTTAAAAGCCTTGTGGTCCTTAACCTTTCTCGGAGTTTTATCAGCCGGTTGTGGAGTGAAACAACAATGGGGTCAAGCTCAAAATGCAGGAAGAAG ACGTTTGATGGGCTAAAAGTTCTGGACCTGTCTTGCTGCTATGGTCTCAATGCCACTCCCAATTTTGCAGTGACACCAAATCTGAAGAAGCTGATCCTTGATGAGTGTAGGAACTTGAAAGAAGTTGATGTTTCCATTGGGTCtctaaaaaaattggtttttcttAGCATGAGGGAGTGTGTGTCTTTGGAGAAGCTACCCAACCAAATATACCAGTTGggttctcttgtaattttcaaCCTCGAAGGATGCAGCAACCTTGTCACTTTTCCACAATTTCCACCAACAAATTCCAGTACCGATGGCCTTTCTTATCTCGAGGAGCTCATTTTGCGAGATTGTGAACGCCTTGAATTTCTACCTCACCTTCACAAGTTTCAGTCTTTAACAAGGCTGCATATGGATGGTTGCCAAAGCCTTGACCACAGAAGAACACCTTTATttgag GATGTGGCATTTAGAGAATGGGATGAACTCAGCATTTCAGGAAGTCGAACACTGTCTCCGAACCAAGAATTTTCTTTCGTGCTACCGATTGGGTCTATTAATGATCCCTTACTTTTGCAGCAGTTAGAGTGCTATGTTTATGGTGATCCATGCAAATGCGAAACCATGAAATTACATATTCGTCATGAAGATATGACGAATGGGAGGGTCACGTTAGAGACTATGAGTGAAGCTCATCGTGACTATTCCATTTATGAGGATGATGCATATGGTTACTGCTATACAATCTATTTTGGTAGAAGTGATGAAATAAACGAGGCCACAAGGAGCAAAACCATAATTACGAAGGTAACAACTTCCAACAATTCTAACCTAACTAAAGTCGATGCCAAATTTCAAAGAGGAAGCAAGTTTAGTGGTGAGAACATGAAGCCATATATTTGCATATCTAGAAGGGGAGCCTTCATGAAATCATTGACTTCTGttcaatcatcatcatcaaggaAATCTGAACTTGAATTGTCCATATTTTTCAATCTTTGTGAGGAGGATAAACTTGATGTCATTGAATACTCAACGAGGCTTGATGACCGCATAGCAAAGACGATGAGGATATTGGACGCCCGATGCGGAGACGATGATGGCCAAGAGGAACAAACGCTACCTTTTGGTTGGTCTGTTGATGAACTTATTATCCTGACCATGATTCTTACTGATGTCAATGTTTCATGGTATGAGCAACGACATGGAACAAGGTTGCCACGGCAAGCAAATCCAAAG gtttttgaGAAAATTAAAGTCATCGATCTCTCTCATTGCAAGTTTCTGGTTAAGACTCCTGATTTTTCTGGGATCCCACATTTGGAGAAGTTGATTCTTGATCATTGTGCATGCCTAGTCGAAATTGGTGAATCCATTGGACAACTGAAAAATCTTACCCAACTGAGCATCGTTGGATGTGTAAAACTACGTGAACTCCCTTCTGGTATTTTGCAGCTGAATTCCCTTCAAGTACTCCGCCTCGACAAATGTTCAGAAATCAAGATCCAACCAGAAAAAAACATGACGGATGTTAGTTTGAAGACTCTAGAGGAGCtcttattttattatgttgAACAATTCAGGAGCCTATGTTGCCTGTCCCTGAGAAGCTGTCGTTCACTTAAACAACTACCAGATTCTATTGGAAGCTTGGTAGCCTTAGAGGAGCTTATACTTTACGATTGTCCTTCATTAGCAGGACTGCCATATTGTGTTGGACAATTCAGGAGTCTACGTTGCCTATCCCTGAGAAGCTGTTATTCACTTGGACAACTACCAGATTCGATTGGAAGCTTGGTGGTCTTAGAGGAGCTCATCCTTGATTTTTGTACTTCATTAGCAAGATTACCAGATTCGGTAGGCAACTTGAAGTGCCTAACTAAAATGCAAGCTACTGAATGTAAGGGATTGGAGTCGATGCCCGACCTTTCAAACTTGATGGCATTGGAGGAGCTGAATGTAGGAGGATGCAGGAAGCTCACCAAAATCTCTGGCTTGCAGAAGCTGAGAAAACTAAAGATCCTACATATGAATGGCTGTAGGCATCTTAGTCTCGATTTGATTCGGTTGCAGTTTGAG GAGGCAGCATTTGACGATCTTCAGACATTCAGCATTTCCTTTCCTGCAAGCCGTAGTTTCGTCGGCATACCCCTTCCCAGAGGGGAGCGCACGAGCAGCAAGCTTCTGCACgttgaaaaaattaagtttgatgAAAGGGAGTTCAGAATCAATGATAAAAGAATCGATAAAGAAATCGATCTTTGGATCGAAGTTGCAGTCGATATCGAGCTCCCTGTTTATTCCAAACATGTATACGGACGTAGATTCACAATCAGTTTTAGGGAGAATGATCTGATAAATAAGCACCTAAGGGTGTTGGCCGCAAGTAGTGGCGATACCACTAGGGTCTGCACGTTGCATGTATCTTGCAGAACACGTTGCCAGCTGAGTGGAGCTGATATTTGGTTCCGCCAACCTCTCACACCAGCACCAGAGGCTCACCACCGACCAGAGGATGACGATCTTGCTCCTTCCACAAGCAAAAGGGGTAAAAAGTGA
- the LOC116246810 gene encoding uncharacterized protein LOC116246810, which translates to MVQNRNYNSGTTTYSDAFICVYMGIHTHMEHACILYYVKEQEQRAWDAAAVSILSVSLGCFLPGLPAQQGRKLSHIKSCAAGRNIARSDLAPMKSSRPAKAVSVGSHFVCMITVLLVLYSEKLYVYPQNANIESHWSSTTKIDLGGSF; encoded by the exons ATGGTACAGAACAGGAATTACAACAGTGGAACAACCACATACAGTGATGCatttatatgtgtgtatatgggcatacatacacacatggAACATGCATGCATACTGTATTATGTTAAG GAGCAGGAACAGCGGGCTTGGGATGCTGCTGCTGTCTCAATTTTGTCTGTGTCGTTGGGTTGTTTTCTTCCTGGCTTACCTGCACAGCAGGGCCGGAAACTTTCTCATATAAAAAGTTGTGCCGCTGGAAGGAACATCGCCCGATCCGACTTGGCTCCCATGAAGTCGTCTCGGCCAGCAAAAGCCGTGTCGGTGGGGTCTCACTTTGTATGTATGATCACTGTTCTTCTTGTCTTGTACAGTGAAAAACTATATGTTTACCCACAAAATGCCAACATTGAATCACATTGGAGCAGTACTACCAAGATTGACCTCGGCGGATCGTTTTAG
- the LOC116246808 gene encoding uncharacterized protein LOC116246808 isoform X2, with protein MDHGVKHSRFRDEGLLLQACITGDGSESGRAITHLSAATIKSFRESRSFRHYSLSSATSSPGYIPKGHIDPSTYSFTEALKALQQARCGSARESMASMRYLEGRFLNSKWDEAERYICNPLSGEVPIQCLSSSLATKTWAEQRSRTVPVLTRTFKSAPLSFPSHGPQESKPLSIPAIEEVTASELKGRNGSRMRDVGTQITPLDCSSSSPSITSAAVEENRAESFRLTGRRCFIFHVTPKSKAAAEGLQGKLENCKISGERKERKEGEERKETKKVSPLLGWKAWWASKHRPWKWGERKARERPHNAKAGKDSAIITIQATLELQQQQQ; from the exons ATGGATCATGGTGTCAAACATTCAAGATTTCGAGATGAAGGTTTGCTGCTGCAGGCATGCATTACAGGGGATGGAAGCGAGTCAGGCAGAGCAATCACCCACCTCTCTGCGGCCACTATCAAGAGCTTCAGGGAGTCCAGATCTTTCCGCCATTACAGCCTCTCCAGTGCGACATCTTCACCTGGTTATATTCCTAAAG GCCACATTGACCCGTCAACCTACTCTTTCACAGAGGCCCTAAAAG CCTTACAGCAGGCAAGATGTGGATCAGCAAGGGAGAGCATGGCATCAATGAGGTACTTGGAAGGGAGGTTCCTGAACTCAAAGTGGGATGAAGCAGAGAGGTACATCTGCAATCCACTGTCTGGTGAAGTGCCAATCCAATGCCTTTCCTCCTCTCTGGCTACCAAGACATGGGCCGAACAGCGTTCCCGGACAGTGCCAGTCCTAACCAGGACTTTCAAGTCTGCTCCTCTCTCCTTTCCTTCTCATGGTCCTCAGGAGTCCAAGCCCCTCTCCATCCCTGCAATCGAAGAAGTCACTGCTTCAG AATTGAAGGGAAGAAATGGGTCACGGATGAGAGATGTGGGGACTCAAATTACTCCACTGGATTGCAGTTCTAGTAGCCCAAGCATCACATCAGCTGCAGTAGAAGAAAATAGAGCAGAGAGTTTTAGATTAACTGGGAGGagatgtttcatttttcatgtgaCACCAAAATCCAAAGCAGCTGCAGAG GGCTTACAGGGAAAACTAGAGAATTGCAAGATATCtggagagaggaaggagagaaaggaaggtgaagagaggaaggagacGAAGAAAGTTAGCCCACTCTTGGGATGGAAGGCGTGGTGGGCCAGCAAGCATCGGCCATGGAagtggggagagagaaaagCCAGAGAGCGGCCACACAATGCAAAAGCTGGCAAAGATTCTGCAATAATAACCATACAAGCAACCCTGgagctgcagcagcagcagcagtaa
- the LOC116246808 gene encoding uncharacterized protein LOC116246808 isoform X1 yields the protein MDHGVKHSRFRDEGLLLQACITGDGSESGRAITHLSAATIKSFRESRSFRHYSLSSATSSPGYIPKGHIDPSTYSFTEALKALQQARCGSARESMASMRYLEGRFLNSKWDEAERYICNPLSGEVPIQCLSSSLATKTWAEQRSRTVPVLTRTFKSAPLSFPSHGPQESKPLSIPAIEEVTASEELKGRNGSRMRDVGTQITPLDCSSSSPSITSAAVEENRAESFRLTGRRCFIFHVTPKSKAAAEGLQGKLENCKISGERKERKEGEERKETKKVSPLLGWKAWWASKHRPWKWGERKARERPHNAKAGKDSAIITIQATLELQQQQQ from the exons ATGGATCATGGTGTCAAACATTCAAGATTTCGAGATGAAGGTTTGCTGCTGCAGGCATGCATTACAGGGGATGGAAGCGAGTCAGGCAGAGCAATCACCCACCTCTCTGCGGCCACTATCAAGAGCTTCAGGGAGTCCAGATCTTTCCGCCATTACAGCCTCTCCAGTGCGACATCTTCACCTGGTTATATTCCTAAAG GCCACATTGACCCGTCAACCTACTCTTTCACAGAGGCCCTAAAAG CCTTACAGCAGGCAAGATGTGGATCAGCAAGGGAGAGCATGGCATCAATGAGGTACTTGGAAGGGAGGTTCCTGAACTCAAAGTGGGATGAAGCAGAGAGGTACATCTGCAATCCACTGTCTGGTGAAGTGCCAATCCAATGCCTTTCCTCCTCTCTGGCTACCAAGACATGGGCCGAACAGCGTTCCCGGACAGTGCCAGTCCTAACCAGGACTTTCAAGTCTGCTCCTCTCTCCTTTCCTTCTCATGGTCCTCAGGAGTCCAAGCCCCTCTCCATCCCTGCAATCGAAGAAGTCACTGCTTCAG AAGAATTGAAGGGAAGAAATGGGTCACGGATGAGAGATGTGGGGACTCAAATTACTCCACTGGATTGCAGTTCTAGTAGCCCAAGCATCACATCAGCTGCAGTAGAAGAAAATAGAGCAGAGAGTTTTAGATTAACTGGGAGGagatgtttcatttttcatgtgaCACCAAAATCCAAAGCAGCTGCAGAG GGCTTACAGGGAAAACTAGAGAATTGCAAGATATCtggagagaggaaggagagaaaggaaggtgaagagaggaaggagacGAAGAAAGTTAGCCCACTCTTGGGATGGAAGGCGTGGTGGGCCAGCAAGCATCGGCCATGGAagtggggagagagaaaagCCAGAGAGCGGCCACACAATGCAAAAGCTGGCAAAGATTCTGCAATAATAACCATACAAGCAACCCTGgagctgcagcagcagcagcagtaa